In Micromonospora sp. NBC_01813, the following are encoded in one genomic region:
- a CDS encoding ABC1 kinase family protein, which yields MTDIPRWAVSRTAKLAALPLGFAGRTVLGLGKRVTGLASDVVSAEIQERTAEQLFSVLGQLKGGAMKAGQALSVFEAALPEELAAPYRQALTKLQEAAPPLPAASVHKVLAEQLGADWRDLFVEFDDRPAAAASIGQVHKASWRDGSDGGRAVAVKVQYPGAGDALLSDFKQLARLSTMFRAIQPGLDIKPLLSELRDRLAEELDYELEAESQRAFAAAYADDDEILVPAVLAAAPRVLVTEWIDGTPLSQIIADGSPEQRDHAGRLMSVLHFSAPTRAGLLHADPHPGNFRLAADGRLGVVDFGAVARLPGGHPEPIGRLVRLALDGDADAVVAGLRDEGFIKADTPIDAQAVLDFLLPMLAPLAAEEFQFTRRWLRDEATRLANPKSPAYQLSRHLNLPPAYLLIHRVTLGSIGVLSQLEAKAPYREVVERWLPGFAPAN from the coding sequence GTGACCGATATCCCGCGCTGGGCCGTGTCCAGGACCGCCAAGCTTGCCGCCCTGCCCCTGGGCTTCGCCGGCCGTACCGTCCTGGGGCTGGGCAAGCGGGTGACCGGGCTCGCCTCCGACGTCGTGTCCGCCGAGATCCAGGAACGCACCGCCGAGCAGCTGTTCAGCGTGCTCGGGCAGCTCAAGGGCGGTGCGATGAAGGCCGGCCAGGCGCTGTCGGTGTTCGAGGCGGCGCTGCCCGAGGAGTTGGCGGCGCCGTACCGGCAGGCTCTGACCAAGCTGCAGGAGGCGGCTCCGCCGCTGCCGGCCGCCAGCGTGCACAAGGTGCTGGCCGAGCAGCTCGGTGCCGACTGGCGGGACCTGTTCGTCGAGTTCGACGATCGTCCGGCCGCGGCGGCCAGCATCGGTCAGGTGCACAAGGCCAGCTGGCGCGACGGTTCCGACGGCGGGCGGGCGGTCGCGGTCAAGGTGCAGTATCCCGGGGCCGGCGACGCACTGCTGTCCGACTTCAAGCAACTTGCCCGGTTGAGCACGATGTTCCGGGCCATCCAGCCCGGTCTGGACATCAAACCGCTGCTCAGCGAGCTGCGGGACCGGCTGGCCGAGGAGCTGGACTACGAGTTGGAGGCCGAGTCCCAGCGGGCGTTCGCCGCCGCGTACGCCGACGACGACGAGATCCTGGTACCGGCGGTACTCGCCGCCGCGCCCCGGGTGCTGGTCACCGAATGGATCGACGGCACACCGCTTTCGCAGATCATCGCCGACGGCTCCCCGGAGCAGCGCGACCACGCCGGCCGGCTGATGTCCGTCCTGCACTTCTCCGCCCCGACCAGGGCCGGCCTGCTGCACGCCGACCCGCACCCGGGCAACTTCCGACTGGCCGCCGACGGCCGGCTCGGGGTGGTCGACTTCGGTGCGGTGGCCCGGCTGCCCGGCGGGCACCCCGAACCGATCGGCCGGCTGGTCCGGCTGGCGCTCGACGGAGACGCCGACGCGGTGGTGGCCGGGCTGCGCGACGAGGGCTTCATCAAGGCGGACACCCCGATCGACGCCCAGGCGGTGCTGGATTTCCTGCTGCCGATGCTGGCCCCGTTGGCGGCCGAGGAGTTCCAGTTCACCCGGCGGTGGCTGCGCGACGAGGCGACCCGGCTGGCCAACCCGAAGTCACCGGCGTACCAGTTGAGCCGGCATCTCAACCTGCCGCCGGCGTACCTGCTGATCCACCGGGTGACGCTCGGCTCGATCGGGGTGCTCAGCCAGTTGGAGGCCAAGGCACCGTACCGCGAGGTCGTCGAGCGCTGGCTGCCCGGCTTCGCGCCGGCAAACTGA
- a CDS encoding WhiB family transcriptional regulator, translating to MSLALATLDRSVSQPGCRPAGTGQPEVLAGLPCRKFDPDLWFSDSPTELELAKSLCVDCPLRVQCLAGAVERAEPWGVWGGEIFERGAVVPRKRPRGRPRKEDVARDEALQVEVAARMAANGVGDSHRAVRLAA from the coding sequence ATGAGTCTGGCGTTGGCCACTCTCGACCGCAGTGTCTCCCAGCCGGGTTGCCGGCCGGCCGGAACCGGCCAGCCGGAGGTGCTGGCAGGCCTGCCGTGCCGGAAGTTCGACCCTGACCTGTGGTTCTCCGACTCCCCGACCGAACTGGAGCTGGCCAAGTCGCTCTGCGTGGACTGCCCGCTGCGGGTGCAGTGCCTGGCCGGCGCTGTCGAGCGGGCCGAGCCGTGGGGCGTCTGGGGTGGCGAGATCTTCGAGCGTGGTGCCGTGGTGCCACGCAAGCGGCCGCGTGGCCGCCCCCGTAAGGAGGACGTCGCCCGTGACGAGGCCCTGCAGGTCGAGGTCGCGGCACGGATGGCGGCCAACGGAGTCGGCGACTCCCACCGCGCCGTCCGGTTGGCGGCCTGA
- a CDS encoding ATP-dependent DNA helicase UvrD2 — protein sequence MTEYSDSGPERVLAGLDPEQRTAVVAPAVPVCILAGAGTGKTRAITSRIAYRVLSGEISARQVLAVTFTARAAAEMRARLGALDAGAVQARTFHAAALRQVRYFAPRLLSGRQMPELLDSKVRLVTLAAGRVGVRTDRAAARDLAGEIEWAKSSMVEPGEYAVAAAKALRETQHDPAKVAEVFAGYEQIKRANGVIDFEDVLRAAIWGIEEHSDVGEQVRGQYRHFVVDEYQDVNPLQQRLLEAWMGRREDLTVVGDASQTIYSFTGATSAYLVDFARRHRDAVVVRLVRDYRSTPQVVGLANAVIKQARGTEARLRLELVGQRPPGPEPDVRIFTDEPAEATAVAARCAQLIEAGTPAAEIAVLFRTNAQSEAYEKALAEASVPYTVQGAERFFERAEVRQAMVALRSAVRSTPGETPLVEAVVAALSATGWAPGQPPPGGAARERWEALAALVQLAEETAAQPVLVPVGEAAVSERSVSLADFCAELARRAAAQHVPTVAGVTLASLHSAKGLEWDAVFLVGLADGTLPTTYARTPEQVEEERRLLYVGVTRARQWLWLSYGLARSPAGRARRPCRFLPQLDRSDAGGGGGAQRGASSGDKPGQRRRGQPVSCRVCGTTLLAGVDRKLGRCATCPSDLDEELLERLRTWRSRVAGEQRVPAYVVFTDATLLAIAERLPGGDAELLAIAGIGPRKLGLYGEAVRLLVGGAAVDDLAPQKSSESDPKNGLPPATQEA from the coding sequence GTGACGGAGTACAGCGACTCAGGTCCCGAACGCGTACTGGCCGGGCTGGACCCGGAGCAGCGTACGGCGGTGGTCGCGCCGGCTGTCCCGGTCTGCATCCTGGCCGGCGCGGGCACCGGCAAGACCCGGGCGATCACCAGCCGGATCGCCTACCGGGTGTTGTCCGGCGAGATCTCGGCCCGGCAGGTGCTGGCGGTCACCTTCACCGCGCGGGCGGCGGCCGAGATGCGGGCCCGGCTCGGCGCGCTGGACGCCGGTGCGGTGCAGGCACGCACCTTCCACGCCGCCGCGTTGCGCCAGGTGCGCTACTTCGCCCCCCGGCTGCTGAGCGGCCGGCAGATGCCGGAGCTGCTGGACAGCAAGGTCCGACTGGTCACCCTCGCCGCCGGGCGGGTCGGGGTGCGTACCGACCGGGCCGCCGCCCGCGACCTGGCCGGTGAGATCGAGTGGGCGAAGTCGTCGATGGTCGAGCCGGGCGAGTACGCCGTCGCGGCGGCCAAGGCGCTGCGGGAGACCCAGCACGACCCGGCCAAGGTCGCCGAGGTGTTCGCCGGCTACGAGCAGATCAAACGGGCCAACGGGGTGATCGACTTCGAGGATGTGCTGCGGGCGGCGATCTGGGGGATCGAGGAGCACTCCGACGTCGGTGAGCAGGTACGCGGGCAGTACCGCCACTTCGTGGTCGACGAGTACCAGGACGTCAACCCACTGCAGCAGCGGCTGCTGGAGGCGTGGATGGGGCGGCGCGAGGACCTGACGGTGGTCGGGGACGCGAGCCAGACCATCTACTCGTTCACCGGGGCCACCTCGGCGTACCTGGTCGACTTCGCCCGCCGGCACCGCGACGCGGTGGTGGTCCGGCTGGTCCGCGACTACCGCTCGACGCCGCAGGTGGTGGGGTTGGCCAACGCCGTGATCAAGCAGGCCCGGGGCACCGAGGCCCGGCTGCGGCTGGAGCTGGTTGGCCAGCGGCCGCCCGGCCCGGAGCCGGACGTGCGGATCTTCACCGACGAACCGGCCGAGGCGACGGCGGTCGCGGCCCGCTGCGCGCAACTGATCGAGGCGGGTACGCCGGCCGCCGAGATCGCCGTGCTGTTTCGGACCAACGCCCAGTCCGAGGCGTACGAGAAGGCGTTGGCCGAGGCGTCGGTGCCGTACACGGTGCAGGGCGCGGAGCGGTTCTTCGAACGCGCCGAGGTACGCCAGGCGATGGTGGCGCTGCGCTCCGCCGTCCGGTCGACGCCGGGGGAGACGCCGCTGGTGGAGGCGGTCGTGGCCGCGTTGTCGGCGACGGGGTGGGCGCCGGGCCAGCCGCCGCCCGGCGGGGCGGCACGGGAGCGCTGGGAGGCCCTGGCGGCGTTGGTGCAGTTGGCTGAGGAGACCGCCGCCCAGCCGGTGCTGGTGCCGGTGGGGGAGGCGGCGGTCAGCGAGCGGTCGGTGTCGTTGGCCGACTTCTGCGCCGAGTTGGCGCGTCGGGCGGCGGCGCAGCACGTGCCGACGGTCGCCGGGGTGACGCTGGCGTCGCTGCACTCGGCGAAGGGCCTGGAGTGGGACGCGGTGTTCCTGGTCGGGCTCGCCGACGGGACGCTGCCCACCACGTACGCCCGGACGCCGGAGCAGGTAGAGGAGGAGCGCCGGCTGCTCTACGTCGGGGTGACCCGGGCCCGGCAGTGGCTCTGGCTCTCCTACGGGCTGGCCCGCTCACCCGCCGGCCGGGCCCGCCGGCCGTGCCGGTTCCTGCCGCAGCTGGACCGCTCCGACGCAGGCGGGGGCGGCGGCGCGCAGCGCGGCGCTTCGTCGGGGGACAAGCCGGGCCAGCGGCGTCGCGGGCAGCCGGTGTCCTGCCGGGTCTGCGGGACGACCCTGCTGGCCGGGGTCGACCGCAAACTCGGCCGGTGCGCCACCTGCCCGTCCGATCTGGACGAGGAGCTGCTGGAGCGGTTGCGGACGTGGCGCTCGCGGGTGGCGGGGGAACAACGGGTCCCGGCGTACGTGGTGTTCACCGACGCGACGCTGTTGGCGATCGCCGAGCGGCTGCCGGGCGGCGACGCCGAGCTGCTGGCGATCGCCGGGATCGGCCCCCGCAAGCTGGGCCTTTACGGCGAAGCGGTGCGCCTGCTGGTCGGCGGTGCAGCCGTAGATGATCTTGCTCCGCAAAAAAGTTCGGAATCCGACCCGAAAAATGGTTTGCCCCCGGCCACGCAAGAGGCTTAG
- a CDS encoding mycoredoxin yields MLTMYSTSWCGYCHRLKSQFDREKIPYEVIDIERDTDAAAYVMGVNGGNQTVPTVRFADGSALTNPSIVQVKQRLAEITTS; encoded by the coding sequence ATGTTGACCATGTATTCGACGAGCTGGTGCGGTTACTGCCACCGACTGAAGTCGCAGTTCGACCGGGAGAAGATCCCGTACGAGGTGATCGACATCGAGCGGGACACCGACGCCGCCGCCTACGTCATGGGTGTCAACGGCGGCAATCAGACGGTGCCGACGGTACGATTCGCCGACGGTTCGGCATTGACGAACCCGAGCATCGTTCAGGTCAAGCAGCGACTGGCGGAGATCACGACGAGCTGA
- a CDS encoding helix-turn-helix domain-containing protein, with product MQPEQPIPSPTLRRRRLGSELRRLRESAGLTGEQVIERVNWASASKLSRLENGRSRPGVGDVMDLLDLYGVTGDERDELVAIARDAGNTRAFLSAYKVMTSRQRAYAELEAGSIAIQEYGAVIIPGLLQTPAYAKVRILAARPLGGTAEQQAAGTKTNGAKSAGQKSTGPKRNADDPDTEVAARQSRQSMLLRGNGLPRYTAVLEESALGLRCGPPDVMVEQLQHLRNMAALANVTLRVLPPNATIASWFLSETAFSIYHFADPDPSAVAIETLAADFIVNEAPALQRYGQVFDWLCEAARDPAESIDWLTEEIGRHVAAGATELGTVHPDPESPTTPAPLSLPATGGAGPGRPAGPPTQRGPQEQATRRTEQATPD from the coding sequence GTGCAGCCCGAGCAGCCCATACCCAGCCCGACCCTGCGTCGCCGCCGACTCGGCAGCGAGCTGAGGCGGCTGCGAGAAAGCGCCGGACTGACCGGCGAGCAGGTGATCGAACGGGTCAACTGGGCGTCTGCGTCCAAGCTCTCCAGGCTGGAGAACGGGCGCAGCCGCCCAGGAGTCGGCGATGTGATGGATCTGCTCGATCTGTACGGCGTCACCGGCGACGAACGCGACGAGTTGGTCGCGATCGCCCGGGACGCCGGCAACACGCGGGCATTCCTCAGCGCGTACAAGGTGATGACCAGCCGGCAACGGGCGTACGCCGAGCTGGAGGCCGGATCCATCGCGATCCAGGAGTACGGCGCGGTCATCATTCCCGGGCTGCTGCAGACACCGGCCTACGCGAAGGTCCGCATCCTGGCGGCCCGGCCACTGGGCGGCACCGCCGAGCAGCAGGCGGCCGGCACCAAGACCAACGGCGCGAAGTCGGCAGGTCAGAAGTCGACCGGCCCGAAACGCAACGCCGACGACCCGGACACCGAGGTCGCCGCCCGCCAGTCCCGGCAGTCCATGCTGCTGCGCGGCAACGGGCTGCCCCGCTACACGGCCGTCCTGGAGGAGTCCGCGCTCGGCCTGCGCTGCGGGCCGCCCGACGTCATGGTCGAGCAGCTGCAGCACCTGCGTAACATGGCCGCGTTGGCCAACGTCACCCTGCGGGTGCTGCCGCCCAACGCGACGATCGCCTCGTGGTTCCTGTCCGAGACCGCCTTCTCGATCTACCACTTCGCCGACCCGGACCCCAGCGCGGTGGCGATCGAGACGCTGGCCGCCGACTTCATCGTCAACGAGGCCCCGGCGCTGCAGCGGTACGGCCAGGTCTTCGACTGGCTCTGCGAGGCGGCCCGCGACCCGGCCGAGTCGATCGACTGGCTCACCGAGGAGATCGGCCGGCACGTCGCCGCCGGGGCGACCGAGCTCGGCACGGTCCACCCCGACCCCGAATCACCCACCACCCCTGCCCCGCTGTCCCTGCCCGCCACGGGCGGGGCGGGTCCTGGCCGACCGGCCGGGCCACCCACTCAGCGTGGCCCGCAGGAGCAGGCCACGCGCCGGACCGAGCAGGCGACACCGGATTGA
- a CDS encoding DUF397 domain-containing protein — protein sequence MNPADQSGAPITGAAVPAWHKSSRSQSTNCVEVGPLAGQSAPVLMRDSKDRTGPVLSFDRDTWRDFIDSAKSGEFDLS from the coding sequence ATGAACCCAGCAGATCAGTCCGGCGCGCCCATCACCGGGGCGGCCGTGCCCGCCTGGCACAAGAGCAGCCGCAGTCAGAGCACCAACTGTGTGGAGGTCGGACCGCTGGCTGGCCAGAGCGCCCCGGTGCTGATGCGCGACAGCAAGGACCGCACCGGGCCCGTGCTGTCGTTCGACCGGGACACCTGGCGTGACTTCATCGACAGCGCGAAGTCGGGCGAGTTCGACCTGAGCTGA
- the nudC gene encoding NAD(+) diphosphatase, translating to MTVGDVGPPPLARASVDRAARHRTDPQWLARAWDRSRVLVVDSAAGGRAFVRDDGAGAGLGLVLVGPEQAPAVAVEDRIFLGTDDDGTPIFAVDAVLSAAGSDADGSPAARLVTVRDVGHLLGDRDAGLFTTAAALVSWHARHPYAASTGLATRAVDGGWSRVDSGGARSWPRTDPAVIALLTDGVAGPAGRCLLANHHARRGDGQHRLYSCLAGFVEPGESAEAAVAREVAEEVGMTLSRSAYVASQSWPFPGTLMLGYLAYVDPEQPIRPDPEEIVRARWFSRAEVSAILAGERVDSGDGFVVRLAPPASIAAYLIHSWVAD from the coding sequence GTGACCGTCGGTGACGTCGGGCCGCCGCCGTTGGCGCGCGCGTCGGTGGACCGGGCGGCGCGGCACCGTACCGATCCGCAGTGGTTGGCGCGGGCGTGGGACCGGTCGCGGGTGCTGGTGGTCGACTCGGCGGCCGGCGGGCGGGCGTTCGTCCGCGACGACGGCGCCGGTGCTGGGCTGGGACTGGTGCTGGTCGGCCCGGAGCAGGCACCGGCCGTCGCGGTCGAGGATCGGATCTTTCTCGGTACGGATGACGACGGCACCCCGATCTTCGCGGTCGACGCCGTACTGAGTGCCGCCGGGTCGGACGCCGACGGTTCGCCGGCCGCCCGGCTGGTGACCGTGCGCGACGTCGGTCACCTGCTCGGCGACCGCGACGCCGGGCTGTTCACCACGGCGGCGGCCCTGGTCAGCTGGCATGCCCGACATCCGTACGCGGCGTCGACCGGGCTGGCGACCCGGGCCGTCGACGGCGGGTGGTCCCGGGTGGACAGTGGTGGGGCCCGTAGTTGGCCGCGTACCGATCCGGCGGTGATCGCGCTGCTGACCGACGGTGTGGCCGGGCCGGCCGGGCGCTGCCTGCTGGCCAACCACCACGCGCGCCGCGGCGACGGGCAGCACCGGCTCTACTCCTGCCTGGCCGGGTTCGTGGAGCCGGGCGAGTCGGCGGAGGCGGCGGTCGCCCGGGAGGTGGCCGAGGAGGTGGGGATGACCCTGTCCCGGTCGGCCTACGTCGCGAGCCAGTCCTGGCCGTTCCCGGGCACCCTGATGCTGGGCTATCTGGCGTATGTCGACCCGGAGCAGCCGATTCGGCCGGACCCGGAGGAGATCGTCCGGGCCCGCTGGTTCAGCCGGGCCGAGGTGTCGGCGATCCTCGCCGGCGAGCGGGTCGACTCCGGCGACGGCTTCGTGGTCCGGCTGGCACCGCCGGCGTCGATCGCCGCCTACCTGATCCACAGCTGGGTGGCCGACTGA
- a CDS encoding M16 family metallopeptidase, with amino-acid sequence MSSDTAEQTPTRVRRPLPPLGPTRTPPLPTVAERTLDNELRVIAIRRPSVPLVEIRLWVPFARAPLARATVLSQTLFSGTAERSGVELAAEVQAVGGGLSAGVDADRLLVAGAGLVTGLKRMLELLGEVLTSASYPAGEVAIERDRLADRIQVALSQPAFLARTALARRLYGRHPYAESTPGADQVRAVRPAGLRALHADRVRPAGAHLVLVGDVAPKRALDTAEAALAGWTSAGRQLTLTPAPDPRPAPLLLVDRPGSVQSSIRIALPAVDRRHPDHAALQLANMVFGGYFSSRWVENIREDKGYSYGPHSMVEHSVAGSVLMLAADVATEVTAPALLETLHELGRLAVLPPGADELEQARQYAVGSLQLGMSTQAGLAGLASTYAGFDLPLEFLAEHTARLASVTIDEVAAAATRYLAPAGALGVVLGDVARIGGSVAALTEVAAPGAAG; translated from the coding sequence GTGAGCAGCGACACGGCCGAGCAGACGCCGACCCGGGTCCGGCGGCCGCTGCCGCCGTTGGGACCGACCCGCACGCCACCGTTGCCCACGGTCGCCGAGCGGACGCTCGACAACGAGCTGCGGGTGATCGCGATCCGCCGCCCCTCGGTGCCGCTGGTCGAGATCCGGCTCTGGGTGCCGTTCGCCCGCGCGCCGCTGGCCCGGGCGACGGTGCTGTCCCAGACCCTGTTCTCCGGCACCGCCGAACGCTCCGGCGTCGAGCTGGCCGCCGAGGTGCAGGCGGTCGGCGGTGGACTGTCCGCCGGAGTCGACGCGGACCGGCTGCTGGTCGCCGGCGCCGGCCTGGTCACCGGGCTGAAACGGATGCTGGAGCTGCTCGGTGAGGTGCTCACCAGTGCGTCGTATCCGGCCGGCGAGGTGGCCATCGAGCGTGACCGGCTCGCCGACCGGATCCAGGTGGCGTTGAGCCAGCCGGCGTTCCTGGCCCGCACGGCGCTGGCCCGCCGGCTGTACGGTCGGCACCCGTACGCCGAATCGACGCCCGGGGCGGACCAGGTACGTGCGGTGCGCCCCGCCGGGCTGCGCGCCCTGCATGCCGACCGGGTGCGGCCGGCCGGGGCCCACCTGGTGCTGGTCGGCGACGTCGCGCCCAAGCGCGCCCTGGACACCGCCGAGGCGGCGTTGGCCGGCTGGACCAGCGCCGGCCGGCAGCTGACGCTCACGCCCGCTCCCGATCCGCGGCCCGCACCGCTGCTGCTGGTCGACCGGCCGGGGTCGGTGCAGTCGTCGATCCGGATCGCGTTGCCGGCGGTGGACCGGCGGCACCCGGACCACGCGGCGCTGCAGCTGGCGAACATGGTGTTCGGCGGCTACTTCTCGTCGCGCTGGGTGGAGAACATCCGGGAGGACAAGGGCTACAGCTACGGGCCGCATTCGATGGTCGAGCATTCGGTCGCCGGGTCGGTGCTGATGCTCGCCGCCGACGTGGCGACCGAGGTGACCGCGCCGGCCCTGCTGGAGACGCTGCACGAGCTGGGTCGGCTGGCGGTGCTGCCGCCCGGGGCCGACGAGCTGGAACAGGCCCGGCAGTACGCGGTCGGCAGCCTGCAGTTGGGCATGTCGACGCAGGCCGGGCTGGCCGGTCTGGCCAGCACGTACGCCGGGTTCGACCTGCCGTTGGAGTTTCTCGCCGAGCACACTGCCCGGCTGGCCTCGGTGACCATCGACGAGGTCGCCGCCGCGGCCACCCGGTACCTGGCCCCGGCGGGGGCGCTGGGCGTGGTGCTCGGTGACGTGGCCCGCATCGGCGGCTCGGTCGCCGCGCTGACCGAGGTCGCCGCACCTGGCGCGGCCGGGTGA
- a CDS encoding M16 family metallopeptidase: MARTVRIPATAYPVERFTLANGLRVVLAPDRSAPVVGVAVVYDVGIRSEPPGRTGFAHLFEHLMFQGSENLPKLAHFRHVQGSGGTFNGSTHLDYTDYYEVLPSNALERALFLEADRMRGPQLTEENLRNQVDVVKEEIRVNVLNRPYGGFPWLHLPPVMFDTFPNAHDGYGSFVDLDSATVGEAAEFFTRYYACGNAVLAVAGDFDVAVATELVERHFGDVPARPAPPRPSFAEPDLTAERRQSYPDPLAPLPAVAAAWRVPDPIADLDAYLPYVVLAEVLTDGDAARLVDRLVRGDRSVTSVGGYLSFEGEPFDVRDPSALVLQAHLPPGGDVDKVLTAVDEEVDRLATDGFARGELARVQARMATHLLRDTDGVLGRGLRMAVLEQQRGAPELINELPRLLGAVTEDQVRRAAAALRPQRRAAIEVVPGGAQ, from the coding sequence GTGGCGCGAACAGTACGGATTCCGGCGACCGCGTACCCGGTGGAGCGGTTCACTCTCGCCAACGGCCTGCGGGTGGTCCTCGCGCCCGACCGCAGCGCGCCGGTGGTCGGCGTGGCGGTCGTCTACGACGTCGGGATCCGTTCCGAGCCGCCGGGCCGGACCGGTTTCGCGCACCTGTTCGAACATCTGATGTTCCAGGGTTCGGAGAATCTGCCGAAGCTGGCGCACTTCCGTCATGTGCAGGGCTCCGGCGGGACGTTCAACGGCAGCACCCATCTGGACTACACCGACTACTACGAGGTGCTGCCGAGCAACGCGCTGGAACGGGCGCTGTTCCTGGAGGCCGACCGGATGCGCGGCCCACAGTTGACCGAGGAGAACCTGCGCAACCAGGTCGACGTGGTCAAGGAGGAGATCCGGGTCAACGTGCTGAACCGGCCGTACGGCGGGTTTCCCTGGCTGCACCTGCCGCCGGTGATGTTCGACACTTTCCCCAACGCGCACGACGGGTACGGGTCCTTCGTCGATCTGGACAGTGCCACGGTAGGCGAGGCGGCCGAGTTCTTCACCCGCTACTACGCCTGCGGCAACGCGGTGCTCGCCGTCGCCGGGGACTTCGACGTGGCCGTCGCCACCGAGCTCGTCGAGCGGCACTTCGGTGACGTGCCGGCCCGGCCGGCGCCGCCCCGGCCGAGCTTCGCCGAGCCGGACCTGACCGCCGAGCGGCGGCAGTCCTACCCCGACCCGCTGGCGCCGCTGCCCGCGGTCGCGGCTGCCTGGCGGGTGCCGGATCCGATCGCCGACCTGGACGCCTACCTGCCGTACGTGGTGCTCGCCGAGGTGTTGACCGACGGCGACGCGGCCCGGCTGGTGGATCGCCTGGTCCGCGGTGACCGGTCGGTGACCAGCGTCGGCGGCTATCTCAGCTTCGAAGGGGAGCCGTTCGACGTGCGGGACCCGTCGGCGCTGGTGCTGCAGGCGCATCTGCCGCCCGGCGGCGACGTCGACAAGGTGCTCACCGCCGTGGACGAGGAGGTCGACCGGTTGGCGACCGACGGGTTCGCCCGGGGCGAGCTCGCCCGGGTGCAGGCCCGGATGGCGACCCATCTGCTGCGCGACACCGACGGCGTGCTCGGCCGGGGGCTGCGGATGGCGGTGCTGGAGCAGCAGCGCGGCGCACCAGAGTTGATCAACGAACTGCCCCGGCTGCTCGGCGCGGTCACCGAGGACCAGGTCCGCCGGGCCGCCGCCGCGCTGCGACCGCAGCGGCGGGCCGCGATCGAGGTCGTTCCCGGAGGCGCCCAGTGA